In Dysidea avara chromosome 3, odDysAvar1.4, whole genome shotgun sequence, a single window of DNA contains:
- the LOC136249503 gene encoding facilitated trehalose transporter Tret1-2 homolog, whose product MSGFVDSSLDQSHELLLAEKRSRKRTYGSVQSPSDDNNEKPRLLTVAYSCAVIVQSWLVIGLTVGYTSPVLSDLEGSSSNGSSSAPLNKTAYQDLFSMLLPVGALIGTVIAGLIIDKVGRKLTLLVCSITYAIGWLLIILTLLTNGTLFRLFIFTGRLIGGIGVGFATLCAPLYIAEISPSKYRGTFGVMNEFAQTSGVFIVQLAGDYVSYYWLALASLSVTCLYTIPAIKLKESPRWLLTKGRDKEARDILVWLRGDEYDVDTEIKEIKEQCDSNETLSLSEIIQEFKKYSVYYPVLLAVILTFFQSFTGIDAVVFNAKDIYKHAKVPNPGIMASITCGGIQSLFALVGARLTDILGRRTLLITSSVFLIFSLTAMGAYEMFYYNPNCYPLFAIISLAFFIGGFSIGWGAVTFVYLPEIVPLRVRGIGVGIATVASWSFIILLTGLFRNYQIAVKPWGAFWSFGIICFFGLIYVVFFIPETKGKSLEEIENYFKRNSKNINQKEANQKRFHYYH is encoded by the exons ATGAGTGGATTCGTTGACTCAAGTTTGGATCAAAGTCATGAGTTGTTGTTGGCAGAGAAGCGATCGCGGAAACGAACTTATGGAAGCGTCCAATCTCCTAGTGATGACAACAACGAGAAGCCTCGTCTGTTGACGGTCGCATACTCATGTGCAGTGATCGTACAGTCTTGGCTTGTGATTGGTCTCACCGTAGGATACACGTCACCAGTACTGAGTGATCTTGAGGGCAGCAGCAGCAATGGAAGTTCTTCAGCTCCATTAAATAAAACTGCTTATCAAGATCTTTTCAGT ATGTTGCTTCCTGTTGGAGCtcttattggtacagtaatagCTGGATTGATAATTGATAAAGTTGGTCGTAAACTAACTTTGTTGGTGTGCAGTATAACATATGCTATTGGATGGTTATTAATCATTTTAACATTACTAACTAATGGAACATTGTTCCGATTGTTCATTTTTACTGGGAGATTAATAGGAGGAATTGGAGTAGGATTTGCTACACTGTGTGCTCCA ttgtatatagctgaaataTCACCAAGCAAATATCGTGGTACTTTTGGAGTAATGAATGAATTTGCTCAGACTAGTGGAGTCTTTATTGTACAACTGGCTGGAGATTATGTATCATACTACTGGCTTGCTTTAGCATCACTAAgtgtaacatgtttgtatacaaTTCCAGCAATCAAACTGAAAGAGTCACCAAGGTGGTTACTAACTAAGGGTAGAGACAAAGAAGCAAGAGATATTTTGGTGTGGTTGAGAGGTGATGAATACGATGTTGATACAGAAATAAAGGAAATTAAAGAGCAATGTGACTCAAATGAGACTTTAAGTTTGTCAGAAATCATACAAGAATTTAAGAAATATTCTGTGTACTATCCAGTGCTACTTGCAGTGATTCTAACATTCTTTCAAAGTTTTACTGGTATTGATGCTGTTGTGTTCAATGCTAAAGACATATACAAGCACGCAAAAGTTCCTAATCCTGGAATTATGGCTTCTATAACATGTGGTGGCATACAGAGTTTATTTGCTTTAGTAGGAGCACGTCTTACAGACATCCTGGGTAGGCGGACTCTACTGATAACTAGTTCGGTGTTTTTAATATTTAGTCTAACTGCTATGGGAGCTTATGAGATGTTCTATTACAATCCTAATTGTTATCCACTGTTTGCCATTATTAGTTTGGCCTTCTTCATTGGTGGATTCTCTATTGGATGGGGAGCTGTTACTTTTGTGTACCTTCCCGAGATTGTCCCACTGCGTGTCCGTGGCATCGGAGTTGGAATAGCAACAGTGGCCAGTTGGTCTTTCATCATCCTTTTAACTGGTTTGTTTAGAAACTATCAAATTGCTGTTAAACCATGGGGAGCATTTTGGTCATTTGGTATTATATGTTTCTTTGGACTAATTTATGTGGTATTTTTTATTCCTGAAACCAAAGGCAAATCATTAGAAGAAAtagaaaattattttaaaagaaACTCCAAGAACATAAACCAAAAAGAGGCTAACCAGAAACGCTTTCATTATTATCATTAA